One Nitrospira sp. DNA window includes the following coding sequences:
- a CDS encoding putative carbamoyl transferase, whose translation MPVTTTMAASPLEAQVSSHAEPPSQVIQKKAFVHVDMDGLSAIHQGHGYRYDGAQDALYTSAVENSLAWFERHGVTATYFVIGSDLEGGEKRRAVETVVRAGHKIACHSLTHRYLNQLSSMDKREEIASGKKTIEDVLGIECQGFRAPGYSIDFESLEILRDAGYRYDSSIFPTNEFRERLGLQRLFPEPFLLFPESRLFEFPMPHPGPWLPPFHPCYAFYLSRFYFHAQVRRFSRRYNYLTMLFHLTDFSDRQPGLPSVRLKLYTNNYFSSRSKLRFLDVLFDRVKRDFALTTSEDLVRDWPRSAPDLSPRTILGISTTHETGACVVKNGQILSAINEERMSRIKLDDAFPPTRSIREAIQVAGINPKEIDAVAVSGLEPRDLLPRIVDSLKRDVTDFHSWNDYVPHFCRVAYRAFCLWRAMKYDTLGRFLETEYGIRPKIQYVEHHESHASAAFRTSTAQKALILVADGVGDELSITISRGAGSTIRRVAQYFYPNSFGQFYTACTQILGFKGGRHEGKITGLAGYGKPVPELIEKVERTFSAENGQFTLNKRYYAEGFIRPKFKEVLAGKVNLLTVEYRNYKMPLKRLLRGYKREDVAYAFQFLMERELVRLTQKYLAGERLPLVAAGGVMANVKLNMALAEQLDIDSFYVFPNMGDGGLCVGAALSLPAAEPKPVRDMYLGTEFTEKDCLAALKRYPQLHVTKPDCIADVVARALAERKIVARCDGRMEFGPRALGNRSILYHCGDKSVNDWLNQQLHRTEFMPFAPMALYEDYEEYFEIRKGRERPCEFMTLVVGCTDTMRRLCPAAVHIDGTARPQLVRREINPGMHDILSAYKHLTGISVLINTSFNMHEEPIVRSPEEAIFAFQQSHLHHLVLGPFFVGQGHL comes from the coding sequence ATGCCTGTAACAACGACCATGGCGGCTAGTCCTCTAGAAGCCCAAGTGAGCTCGCACGCGGAACCCCCGTCTCAAGTCATCCAGAAAAAGGCTTTTGTGCATGTTGACATGGATGGTCTTAGCGCCATCCATCAAGGGCATGGGTATCGGTATGATGGGGCGCAGGATGCACTCTACACCTCTGCGGTCGAGAACTCCCTGGCGTGGTTCGAACGCCACGGAGTGACCGCCACGTACTTTGTGATCGGGAGCGATCTGGAGGGGGGAGAAAAACGTCGAGCCGTGGAAACCGTCGTGCGGGCCGGTCACAAGATCGCGTGTCACTCTCTGACTCATCGATACTTGAATCAGCTCTCATCCATGGACAAACGTGAGGAAATCGCTTCCGGAAAGAAAACCATCGAGGATGTTCTGGGCATCGAATGCCAGGGATTCAGAGCCCCCGGATACTCGATCGATTTCGAATCATTGGAGATCCTTCGTGATGCCGGGTATCGCTATGACAGTTCTATCTTTCCGACGAATGAATTTCGGGAACGGCTCGGATTGCAGCGGCTCTTCCCTGAGCCGTTCCTGTTGTTCCCGGAGAGCCGGTTGTTCGAGTTCCCGATGCCGCACCCCGGTCCATGGCTGCCTCCCTTTCACCCTTGCTACGCGTTTTACCTGTCTCGGTTCTATTTTCATGCGCAAGTCCGGCGCTTCAGCCGGCGGTACAACTATTTGACGATGTTATTCCACCTCACGGATTTTTCCGACCGACAGCCGGGTTTACCGAGCGTCCGCCTGAAGCTGTACACGAATAATTACTTTTCCAGCCGATCGAAGCTTCGCTTTCTGGATGTGTTGTTCGATCGGGTCAAGCGGGACTTCGCCCTGACGACCAGCGAAGATCTTGTGCGGGATTGGCCGAGGTCGGCCCCTGACTTGAGCCCTCGCACGATACTGGGGATCAGCACGACGCACGAAACCGGTGCCTGTGTGGTGAAGAATGGACAGATCCTGTCCGCGATCAACGAGGAAAGAATGTCGCGCATCAAGCTCGACGATGCCTTCCCGCCCACTCGCTCCATTCGGGAGGCGATTCAGGTGGCGGGTATCAATCCGAAAGAGATCGATGCCGTGGCCGTGTCCGGCCTCGAACCGAGGGACCTCCTCCCGCGCATTGTCGATAGCTTGAAACGCGACGTGACGGACTTCCATTCCTGGAATGATTACGTTCCTCATTTCTGCCGCGTGGCCTATCGGGCGTTTTGCCTCTGGCGCGCCATGAAATATGACACCCTCGGACGGTTCCTCGAAACAGAGTACGGCATACGTCCGAAGATTCAGTACGTTGAGCACCACGAGTCACATGCCTCCGCCGCGTTTCGGACGAGTACCGCACAGAAGGCCTTGATTCTCGTCGCCGATGGAGTGGGGGATGAATTGTCCATCACGATCTCCCGCGGAGCAGGTTCGACGATCAGGAGAGTGGCCCAGTACTTCTACCCGAATTCGTTCGGTCAGTTTTATACCGCCTGCACGCAAATTCTTGGATTCAAAGGTGGGCGTCACGAAGGAAAAATCACGGGATTGGCGGGATATGGAAAGCCGGTGCCGGAGTTGATTGAAAAGGTGGAGCGCACCTTCTCGGCCGAGAACGGGCAGTTTACGCTCAACAAGCGCTACTATGCGGAGGGTTTTATCCGTCCGAAATTCAAGGAAGTGCTCGCCGGCAAGGTGAATCTTCTGACGGTCGAGTATCGCAACTATAAGATGCCGCTCAAGCGATTGTTGCGAGGATACAAGCGGGAGGATGTCGCCTATGCCTTTCAGTTCTTGATGGAACGTGAGCTCGTGCGCCTGACGCAGAAGTATCTGGCGGGAGAGCGCCTTCCTCTCGTGGCGGCCGGCGGGGTTATGGCGAATGTGAAGTTAAATATGGCGTTGGCAGAACAATTGGATATCGACTCGTTTTATGTGTTTCCCAACATGGGAGACGGCGGTCTCTGTGTCGGGGCGGCGTTGAGCCTTCCGGCTGCAGAGCCGAAGCCTGTCCGCGATATGTATCTTGGAACCGAGTTCACGGAAAAGGACTGTCTGGCGGCGCTCAAACGGTATCCGCAGTTGCACGTCACGAAGCCGGACTGTATTGCGGACGTGGTCGCCCGAGCGCTCGCAGAAAGGAAAATCGTCGCTCGTTGCGACGGTCGTATGGAATTCGGGCCGAGAGCGCTCGGGAATCGATCCATTCTCTACCACTGCGGAGACAAGTCGGTGAATGATTGGCTCAATCAGCAACTCCATCGAACGGAATTCATGCCGTTTGCTCCAATGGCATTGTATGAAGACTACGAAGAATATTTTGAAATACGAAAAGGCAGGGAGCGCCCTTGTGAATTCATGACTCTCGTGGTCGGTTGTACGGACACCATGCGGCGGTTGTGCCCGGCAGCCGTCCATATCGATGGTACGGCGCGTCCTCAACTGGTAAGGCGGGAGATCAATCCCGGCATGCACGATATCTTGTCCGCCTATAAACATCTGACGGGGATTTCGGTGTTGATCAACACGAGCTTCAACATGCATGAGGAGCCGATTGTGCGATCCCCGGAAGAGGCGATTTTCGCGTTTCAACAGAGCCACCTGCATCATTTGGTCCTCGGGCCATTTTTTGTCGGCCAAGGCCACCTATGA
- a CDS encoding Glycosyltransferase: MIHIVLPAYNEEAALRPLLAKIDKTMKEHGWTYRVVVVDDGSEDRTGEILEELRTQYPLHVIAHRYNRGLGETIRDGFEYVVDMAVPDDILVRMDCDDTHEPKHIADMVRKLDEGYDVVTTSRYAPGGGQTGLDWYRRTISRCANLLFKLVFPVPGLKEYTCGYRAYRVGVVQDALHIFGNKFIDLKGLGFTGTLEKLIKFRMMGARIGEVPFVLRYEQKLSTSKVVTSITTLGCLILIIKHCRNWGGKEGMRWAQLIDERKQRVAGSKGESASVGRALSD; this comes from the coding sequence ATGATTCACATCGTCCTCCCGGCCTATAACGAAGAAGCAGCCCTTCGTCCCTTACTCGCAAAGATCGACAAGACGATGAAAGAGCATGGTTGGACCTACCGCGTGGTCGTCGTGGATGATGGCAGCGAAGATCGGACAGGAGAGATTCTGGAGGAGCTGAGAACCCAGTATCCTTTACATGTCATTGCGCATCGGTATAATCGAGGGCTGGGAGAGACCATCCGAGACGGATTCGAGTACGTGGTCGATATGGCGGTGCCGGATGATATTCTGGTTCGAATGGACTGCGACGATACTCATGAGCCGAAGCACATCGCGGATATGGTGAGAAAACTCGACGAGGGCTATGATGTCGTGACCACCTCTCGCTATGCACCGGGCGGAGGACAGACCGGGCTGGATTGGTATCGCCGAACGATCAGTCGTTGCGCAAATCTCCTCTTCAAACTCGTGTTCCCCGTTCCCGGCCTCAAAGAGTATACCTGCGGGTACCGGGCCTATCGCGTCGGGGTAGTTCAAGACGCCCTCCACATCTTTGGGAATAAATTCATCGATTTGAAGGGGCTTGGGTTTACGGGTACTCTCGAAAAACTCATCAAGTTCCGCATGATGGGAGCGCGTATCGGGGAGGTGCCGTTTGTCTTGCGTTATGAGCAGAAGTTGAGCACGAGCAAGGTGGTGACCAGCATCACGACACTGGGATGCCTCATTTTGATTATCAAGCATTGTCGCAACTGGGGCGGGAAGGAAGGGATGCGCTGGGCGCAACTGATCGATGAACGCAAGCAACGAGTGGCTGGTTCCAAAGGCGAATCCGCATCGGTCGGGCGGGCCCTCTCGGATTAG
- a CDS encoding Asparagine synthetase [glutamine-hydrolyzing]: protein MCGIAGVIHRDRSHAVDQSIVRAMMTLLSHRGPDGEGLWGEGPVALGHKRLSIIDLEAGHQPMTNEDESIWIVFNGEIYNYLELRRELMRNHTFRTHSDTEVILHLYEELGERCLERLNGMFAFAIWDRRQQRLFAARDRMGIKPFYWMCDGKRFAFASEPKALIGAGLAAPDPDVQGLEEYLTFQLCLGERTLFRHIRKLEPAHYLTFRPFRDQEPSLVRYWDFNYEIDSHHTEDYYTEQLLLVLQDSVRLQLRSDVPVGAHCSGGIDSSTVVCLAAPVYGGQFHTFTGAFRDGPQYDETAYARSVSEHVNSRHHEVWPNWQDFVEVMPRLMYMMDEPAAGPGLFPQYCVSKLAREHVKVVLGGQGGDEIFGGYARYLVAYLEQCLKGVIFGTQDEGRYVVTWESIMPNLSLLRQYKPMLQHLWKDGLFDDMDQRYFRLVSRLDDADTLISRDVWNGRSQARMVAAFQEVFNNPSTKSYFNKMTNFDLKTLLPALLQVEDRTSMSVSLESRVPLLDHRIADLVTRMPPTARFKGGDTKRVFRDAVRVLLPETVFNRKDKMGFPVPLNEWSRGPLREFLSDILLGPRARQRGIYQVKEVERLLLHERSFGRQVWGLLCLELWFRAFVDGEQLPGAHPASAVGTGN from the coding sequence ATGTGTGGAATTGCTGGAGTGATCCATCGTGATCGGTCTCACGCGGTCGATCAGTCGATCGTGCGCGCCATGATGACGTTGTTGTCGCATCGGGGGCCGGATGGGGAGGGATTGTGGGGAGAAGGGCCCGTGGCGTTAGGTCACAAGCGCCTGTCGATCATCGATCTTGAGGCCGGTCATCAACCCATGACCAATGAAGACGAATCGATTTGGATCGTGTTTAACGGGGAGATTTATAACTACCTGGAACTCCGTCGAGAGTTGATGCGGAACCATACCTTTCGTACGCATAGCGATACGGAAGTCATTCTCCATCTTTACGAGGAATTGGGGGAACGTTGTCTTGAGCGGTTGAACGGCATGTTCGCCTTTGCGATTTGGGATCGTCGTCAACAGCGATTGTTCGCGGCCCGTGACCGAATGGGAATCAAACCGTTTTATTGGATGTGCGATGGAAAGCGCTTTGCATTCGCGAGCGAGCCGAAGGCGCTCATTGGAGCCGGTCTCGCAGCCCCTGATCCGGACGTCCAGGGGCTGGAAGAGTACCTGACGTTTCAGTTGTGTCTGGGAGAGCGGACCCTGTTTCGCCATATCCGCAAGCTGGAACCTGCGCACTATCTCACCTTTCGGCCGTTCCGCGATCAAGAGCCGTCCCTCGTGCGATATTGGGATTTCAACTATGAGATCGACAGCCACCACACTGAGGATTACTACACGGAGCAGCTGTTGCTCGTGTTGCAGGATTCCGTGCGCCTTCAACTGCGTAGTGATGTGCCGGTCGGCGCTCATTGCTCGGGCGGTATCGATAGTTCGACGGTCGTGTGTCTCGCCGCTCCCGTCTATGGAGGCCAATTTCACACCTTTACGGGAGCGTTTAGAGACGGCCCCCAGTACGACGAAACGGCCTATGCCCGCTCAGTTTCCGAGCACGTCAACAGTCGACATCACGAAGTCTGGCCGAATTGGCAGGACTTCGTGGAGGTCATGCCTCGCCTGATGTACATGATGGACGAACCGGCGGCAGGTCCCGGGCTCTTCCCCCAATACTGTGTGTCGAAACTGGCGAGAGAGCACGTGAAGGTGGTGCTGGGCGGGCAGGGGGGGGATGAAATTTTCGGCGGCTACGCACGATACCTCGTCGCGTATTTGGAGCAGTGTTTGAAGGGAGTCATCTTCGGGACGCAAGACGAGGGGCGGTATGTCGTGACGTGGGAGAGTATCATGCCCAATCTGTCGCTGTTACGGCAGTACAAGCCGATGCTCCAACACTTGTGGAAAGACGGCTTGTTCGACGACATGGATCAACGCTATTTCCGCCTCGTGAGCCGTCTTGACGATGCGGATACGCTCATCAGTCGAGATGTGTGGAACGGCCGGAGTCAGGCTCGGATGGTCGCGGCCTTTCAAGAAGTCTTCAATAACCCGTCTACGAAAAGCTATTTCAATAAGATGACCAACTTCGATCTGAAAACGCTGCTCCCAGCCCTCCTTCAAGTCGAGGATCGAACCAGCATGAGCGTGTCGTTGGAGTCCCGAGTCCCGCTGCTCGATCATCGGATCGCCGATCTCGTGACGCGAATGCCACCGACGGCTCGTTTCAAAGGTGGGGATACCAAACGGGTATTTCGGGATGCCGTTCGGGTCTTATTGCCGGAGACGGTCTTTAACCGGAAGGACAAGATGGGATTTCCGGTGCCCCTGAATGAGTGGAGCCGGGGTCCGCTGCGGGAGTTCCTGAGCGACATCCTTCTGGGGCCTCGTGCGCGGCAACGGGGGATCTATCAGGTAAAGGAAGTGGAGCGGTTGCTGCTTCACGAACGAAGCTTCGGCCGGCAGGTCTGGGGATTGTTATGTTTGGAACTCTGGTTTCGAGCCTTTGTCGATGGCGAACAACTGCCCGGAGCGCATCCGGCATCTGCTGTGGGCACGGGAAACTAG